In Rutidosis leptorrhynchoides isolate AG116_Rl617_1_P2 chromosome 2, CSIRO_AGI_Rlap_v1, whole genome shotgun sequence, one genomic interval encodes:
- the LOC139892380 gene encoding phosphoserine phosphatase, chloroplastic, translating to MEGLISSRIIHFRPYSSQGSTLLFPLQTSSKRRISYGQIRMMGPFTSSNSKVGSVKPLTASSLGRFDNTLPSKEVLDIWQKADAVCFDVDSTVCVDEGIDELAEFCGAGKVVAEWTARAMGGSVPFEEALAARLNLFKPSLSTVNEFLQKNPPRLSPGIKELVQKLKESGKTVYLISGGFRQMINPVASILGVPTENIFANQLVFSASGEFAGFDVNEPTSRSGGKPTAVELLRKAHGYKTVVMIGDGATDLEARKPGCADMFICYGGVQLREAVSSKADWLVFNFKDLINSLE from the exons ATGGAAGGATTGATCAGTTCACGAATAATTCATTTTCGTCCTTACAGTAGTCAAGGAAGCACCTTACTTTTTCCATTACAAACATCAAGTAAACGAAGAATATCTTACGGTCAAATAAGAATGATGGGACCTTTTACGTCATCCAACTCAAAAGTTGGTTCCGTTAAGCCATTGACGGCCTCTTCATTAGGACGATTTGACAACACATTACCTTCTAAAG AGGTTCTTGATATATGGCAAAAAGCCGATGCTGTTTGCTTCGATGTGGATAGCACGGTGTGCGTGGATGAAGGCATCGATGAACTTGCCGAGTTTTGCGGAGCCGGGAAAGTTGTTGCTGAATGGACCGCCAG GGCAATGGGTGGTTCGGTGCCTTTCGAGGAAGCCTTAGCTGCAAGACTtaatctttttaaaccttcattatcGACGGTCAATGAGTTTCTTCAGAAGAATCCCCCAAG ACTTTCTCCTGGCATAAAGGAGCTGGTTCAGAAGCTTAAAGAAAGTGGTAAAACGGTTTATCTTATATCCGGAGGTTTTCGTCAAATGATCAAT CCGGTTGCATCAATTCTTGGAGTACCAACTGAAAATATATTCGCTAATCAACTGGTGTTTAGTGCTTCGGGTGAGTTTGCTGGATTTGATGTAAACGAACCAACTTCAAGAAGCGGTGGAAAACCAACTGCAGTTGAACTATTAAGAAAG GCTCATGGGTACAAGACAGTAGTAATGATTGGTGATGGTGCAACTGATCTTGAG GCCCGAAAACCAGGATGTGCTGACATGTTTATCTGTTACGGCGGTGTACAACTTCGAGAAGCCGTTTCCTCAAAAGCTGATTGGCTAGTGTTTAATTTCAAAGACTTGATTAATTCTTTGGAATAG